In one window of Posidoniimonas corsicana DNA:
- a CDS encoding FecR domain-containing protein: protein MAGNRKEDDLIDLFDRALRGDANAEELQRLESLLDVDQLARDLYVEYSRFGVDLRYGFRTGALMGNGRAPRAVQLPKEPEGQSGRWRRRASMGVLAAVAAGVAMAVLLRGDGQQVAESTERTLSRPPAPVATLADHTNALWQGDQLRIGESLREGSRVTLLRGAARISVGAGAEIVASAPCELEFDAPDRVRLRRGEVAVNVAEWAAGFTILTDAMSVEDMGTTFTVSASRESGVRTKVLKGQVRAIPSRGVGAGPDGVLLTRGEAFSVDRDGRLMGRSREAIGEDEAFDFGALQPYRPVELFNTGANLRVGDEDPHWRIVRGPEGRFGGPGPAVLCEPDERYLPNDPASSQWVSVRDPQNAATNSLYTFQTTFNLDGYDVSTVQLFGRFLADNGIQEVRVNGAPVRVDSWIDNVSGQAFRQSEFRFVNVTDGLVAGANVVEIDVWNGSFQEPPSMRSSPVNPMALRVEWYAFGRNQGGVKEAI from the coding sequence ATGGCAGGCAATCGAAAAGAGGACGATCTGATCGATCTCTTCGATCGCGCGCTCCGCGGCGACGCAAACGCCGAGGAGCTGCAGCGGTTGGAGTCGCTGCTGGACGTCGACCAGCTGGCGCGCGACCTGTACGTCGAGTACTCGCGGTTCGGCGTCGACCTCCGCTACGGATTCCGGACCGGCGCCCTGATGGGAAACGGTCGAGCCCCTCGGGCAGTCCAGCTCCCGAAGGAGCCTGAGGGGCAGAGCGGCCGCTGGCGACGGCGGGCGTCGATGGGGGTGCTGGCCGCGGTGGCGGCCGGCGTGGCGATGGCGGTGCTGCTGCGGGGCGACGGGCAGCAGGTGGCGGAGTCTACCGAAAGAACCCTATCGCGACCCCCGGCGCCCGTGGCGACCCTCGCCGACCACACCAACGCGTTGTGGCAGGGCGATCAGCTCCGCATCGGCGAGTCGTTGCGGGAGGGCAGCCGCGTAACGCTGCTGAGGGGCGCCGCCAGAATCAGCGTCGGGGCAGGCGCTGAGATCGTCGCTTCGGCGCCGTGCGAGCTGGAATTCGACGCGCCCGACCGGGTGCGGCTACGCCGGGGCGAGGTCGCGGTAAATGTCGCGGAGTGGGCGGCGGGATTCACCATCCTGACCGACGCGATGAGTGTTGAGGACATGGGGACCACGTTCACGGTCTCCGCGTCCCGGGAGTCGGGCGTGCGAACAAAGGTGCTCAAGGGGCAGGTGCGGGCGATCCCCAGCCGGGGCGTTGGCGCCGGCCCGGACGGTGTGCTGCTTACCCGCGGCGAGGCGTTCAGCGTCGACCGCGATGGGCGGCTGATGGGCCGGTCGCGCGAGGCGATCGGCGAGGACGAGGCGTTCGACTTCGGCGCCCTGCAGCCCTACCGGCCGGTCGAGCTGTTCAACACGGGCGCGAACCTTCGCGTCGGGGACGAGGACCCCCACTGGCGGATCGTCCGCGGCCCGGAGGGGCGGTTCGGCGGGCCCGGACCGGCCGTGCTGTGCGAGCCCGACGAGCGGTACCTGCCCAACGACCCTGCGAGCTCGCAGTGGGTCTCGGTGCGGGACCCGCAGAACGCGGCCACCAACTCGCTGTACACCTTCCAAACCACCTTCAACCTAGACGGGTACGACGTCAGCACCGTGCAGTTGTTCGGGCGTTTCCTGGCCGACAACGGCATCCAGGAGGTGCGCGTCAACGGCGCGCCGGTGCGGGTCGACTCTTGGATCGACAACGTTTCGGGGCAGGCGTTCCGCCAGTCGGAGTTTCGGTTCGTGAACGTTACGGACGGGCTTGTGGCGGGCGCCAACGTTGTCGAGATCGATGTCTGGAACGGCTCGTTCCAGGAGCCACCGTCGATGCGGAGCAGCCCGGTAAACCCGATGGCCCTCCGTGTGGAGTGGTACGCCTTTGGCCGGAACCAGGGCGGCGTGAAAGAAGCCATCTAA
- a CDS encoding porin, which translates to MADSPLQFALRTATAALCALVVLSLASGAHAGEEDGAVEFELPALMAVAPDAVPDSGVAPALYTPELTSASIEPCAWDCPSDSWAGQGWLRHVRVGYDDGFVVVSERPVELNDGRAPFVMRVNGWGQLRHTATHYEDPDDDLNQFQLKRARLIFSGSVFTPDFEYFLQLDGRSSSGDDMRLLDYYMVYDVGHDLLGRPRGRLGFKAGKYKMPFSLARQISGREFEFTDRSVASMYFDVNRSLAWGLFGQEDVFGKPVHWEFALFNGLVTGGAETGSSGALDDNFATSMRVYGYPIGDWGASQLADLEEHESLAARVGGGFASSKINDSGFTEFDSSRVVDSGQTLASLLPLAVDQYTVSLWAVDASFKLQGWSLTYEYYFRNISQFQGAAIPDLFDHGFWLQAGKFVCPERLELVARWSRVQGTSGTLGVRSESTEEVAGGFVWYVRGQHAKWTLDITHVNGSPINSQSLDITPGNAGWLFRNQIQFAF; encoded by the coding sequence GTGGCGGACTCGCCCCTTCAATTCGCCCTGCGAACCGCCACCGCCGCTCTGTGCGCTTTGGTGGTTCTTTCGCTGGCGAGCGGGGCCCACGCGGGCGAGGAGGACGGGGCAGTTGAGTTCGAGTTGCCCGCCCTGATGGCGGTTGCTCCGGACGCCGTCCCCGATAGCGGCGTCGCGCCGGCGTTGTACACGCCAGAATTGACGTCGGCGTCGATCGAACCTTGTGCGTGGGACTGCCCAAGCGATTCGTGGGCGGGGCAGGGGTGGCTGCGGCATGTTCGGGTCGGCTACGACGACGGGTTCGTCGTGGTTAGCGAGCGGCCAGTGGAACTGAACGACGGACGGGCCCCGTTTGTCATGCGGGTAAACGGCTGGGGGCAGCTGCGGCACACGGCCACGCACTACGAAGACCCGGACGACGACCTCAACCAGTTCCAGCTCAAACGGGCGCGACTCATCTTTTCGGGTAGCGTCTTCACGCCAGACTTCGAGTACTTCCTGCAGCTCGACGGCCGCAGCAGCAGCGGCGACGACATGCGTCTGCTGGACTACTACATGGTGTACGACGTGGGCCACGACCTGCTGGGCCGCCCGCGGGGCCGGCTCGGGTTCAAGGCAGGCAAGTACAAGATGCCATTCTCGCTCGCCCGGCAGATCAGCGGCCGAGAGTTCGAGTTTACGGACCGTTCTGTGGCCAGCATGTACTTTGACGTCAACCGCTCGCTCGCCTGGGGGCTGTTTGGGCAAGAGGACGTGTTTGGAAAGCCCGTGCACTGGGAGTTCGCCCTGTTCAACGGGCTGGTGACCGGCGGTGCGGAAACGGGCAGCAGCGGCGCCCTGGACGACAACTTCGCCACGTCAATGCGTGTCTACGGGTACCCGATCGGCGACTGGGGCGCGAGCCAGCTGGCGGACCTCGAAGAGCACGAGTCGCTCGCCGCCCGGGTGGGGGGCGGGTTCGCGAGTTCGAAGATCAACGATTCGGGGTTTACGGAGTTCGACAGCTCGCGGGTGGTCGACTCGGGCCAGACGCTGGCGTCGTTGTTGCCGCTGGCCGTCGACCAGTACACCGTCAGCCTGTGGGCGGTGGACGCGTCGTTCAAGCTGCAGGGCTGGTCGCTGACGTACGAGTACTACTTCCGGAATATTTCCCAGTTTCAGGGCGCCGCCATCCCCGACCTGTTCGACCACGGGTTCTGGCTGCAGGCCGGCAAGTTTGTCTGTCCCGAGCGGCTTGAGCTGGTTGCCCGTTGGTCCCGCGTGCAGGGCACGTCGGGGACGCTGGGCGTGCGGAGCGAGAGCACCGAGGAGGTGGCCGGCGGGTTCGTGTGGTACGTCCGGGGTCAGCACGCCAAGTGGACGCTGGACATCACGCACGTGAACGGCTCGCCGATTAACTCTCAGTCGCTCGACATCACGCCGGGCAACGCGGGGTGGCTGTTCCGGAACCAGATCCAGTTCGCGTTCTAG
- a CDS encoding sigma-70 family RNA polymerase sigma factor: MPDPSEEQIIAFSELVAAHRSRVFGYIYAMLMNMTDAEDVYQQTTVLMWEKFEEFQPGTEFGSWAIKIAYFNVKNFKRRQSSRRLLFSDAVMEKVADSYDRLGGGGEEDRLEALSECVAKLSAKQQNLLNLRYSENLAVKQLASLEGKSEASVSMMLGRLRRTLFHCINSKLATG, encoded by the coding sequence ATGCCCGACCCCTCCGAAGAACAGATCATTGCGTTTTCCGAACTCGTGGCTGCGCACCGCAGCCGGGTGTTCGGCTACATCTACGCGATGCTGATGAACATGACGGACGCGGAGGACGTGTACCAGCAGACCACGGTGCTGATGTGGGAGAAGTTTGAGGAGTTTCAGCCCGGCACCGAGTTTGGGAGCTGGGCGATCAAGATTGCGTACTTCAACGTCAAGAACTTCAAGCGGCGGCAGTCCAGCCGGCGCCTGCTGTTCAGCGACGCCGTGATGGAGAAGGTCGCGGACAGCTACGACCGGCTCGGCGGCGGCGGCGAAGAGGACCGGCTCGAGGCGCTGTCCGAGTGTGTGGCGAAGCTCTCCGCAAAGCAGCAGAACCTGCTGAACCTGCGGTACTCCGAGAACCTGGCCGTCAAGCAGCTGGCGAGCTTGGAGGGCAAGTCCGAGGCGTCGGTATCCATGATGCTCGGCCGCCTCCGCCGGACCTTGTTCCACTGTATCAATTCAAAGCTGGCGACCGGGTGA
- a CDS encoding beta strand repeat-containing protein, with the protein MNGGRNQLQRIGRLLALAATITIGTCVAQQADAQTTLYSDDFSGSGGLLNGVAPDVANGLSSAWLANSPFLDNGTTNGTLSGSALLDLTLQANAEYSLSVDIAAGAVSGDWGGVGFASGSAADFIGAPGADGGNDDRFTDGPGGQAWALIRDIDGGVNAGDVEFFGGPGTGGGTLSDGSLDIVAGTVYNLEILLTTASDGASYTADLLINGVSRTGGPVAIGNAISSIGSVGLTFNNTVNPGHTFDNFLLTETIIGAPANVWDVDGGGSFNASGNWSEGVVPTSSATFSSALTAANAPGVVTLDSAVTLQEVRFTNAAAGYTLAGPAALTLNGGAIVDVTGGEHTIAAVIQGSSGLTKTGAGSLLLAANNTYTGATAVNGGALRVATNGAVDGAVSVAAGASFGFSGDGEGGGFSGVFANPISGAGAVVLSNTLTTETITFNNAKSHGGQTQVNGGVLALGASGALGAADGTAASGTTLAGNASTSRIALSGGVNVGNEVLVAGAREGAGIEASHLSSAGSNSWAGAIKGEVGGTQYNFESTSGTLTLGGTISAPDTGVRNFVFGGAGNTTITGRITDFATDADGVPIDADLNGTPDTNAVNNVNVIKRGAGTLTISTGTDFNYDFHQGTTVVEEGALVVTQGGGDTGELWSSSIQVSAGARFNVTSFGDYSLQEGQELGGGGEVQATTLTVFGDNSLTPGDNGRGTLNITGNLGMSNFGADGQWNYELGDATTVGGSENDLIAVSGAITGASGVNATVSVTPVDGSLATGAYRLVTHNSGSAPSVGSLQTQVVDNVGNVLNPRQLLSVSSTASQVNLNVSGTRASLTWNGVGASDEWDVGSSSNWTGGATAFRDLDAVTFGAGGAKEVVVNSVVSPGSVTFNSAAAYEFTGTGGITGYGPVNVNAGTVTLGNSGNNYRGQTTVASGATLSVTADASVGSVVVNGTLALTNNTMVTLVDDFNTPGLSEYAFSKVLDQGTVTNVSFSDAAGTIDVTSTGADGAEQVLLLRNDVTLAQGEELHIDAPSTLINRDFGLAIGQNHADLGNGGSGDNRSAGDYLFIAWRTLAQLNGRGFNGNAEIPLEQEFEVNAERLFIARLANDDVELGWYEGGSRFVSYTATPATTDIFSNIGFYGDLRADGDGFAGADNLRIVTGAGADVIDVDGDFTLAGAGTLQVDLSETGFASLAVTGNAVLEGLVDVDLVGGFVPGDGQQFTILTAAEILSDLGDITFNLPTNFSASIQNLTDLVLTYSVGLDGDFNGDGVVDAADYTVWRDNLGQDAAALMGNGTGDPSGLVVQADYNLWRSNYGAANAAVGGAAAAPEPATAVMASMLLLGLGRRRRRPA; encoded by the coding sequence ATGAACGGCGGACGGAATCAACTCCAGCGGATAGGCCGACTCCTCGCGCTCGCGGCGACCATCACGATCGGCACTTGCGTGGCCCAGCAGGCCGACGCCCAGACGACTCTTTACTCCGATGACTTCAGCGGCTCGGGCGGGCTGCTCAACGGCGTCGCGCCGGACGTGGCGAATGGGTTGTCCTCTGCCTGGTTGGCCAACAGTCCGTTTCTAGACAACGGCACGACCAACGGCACGCTCTCCGGGTCGGCGCTGTTGGACCTCACGCTGCAGGCCAACGCGGAGTACAGCCTGAGCGTCGACATCGCGGCCGGGGCCGTCTCGGGCGACTGGGGCGGCGTCGGTTTCGCCTCAGGATCGGCGGCCGACTTCATCGGCGCGCCCGGCGCCGACGGCGGCAACGACGACCGCTTCACCGATGGCCCTGGAGGCCAGGCGTGGGCGCTGATCCGCGACATCGACGGCGGCGTCAACGCCGGCGACGTCGAGTTCTTTGGCGGTCCAGGAACCGGGGGCGGCACGCTGTCCGACGGCTCCTTGGACATCGTTGCGGGCACGGTTTACAACCTGGAGATTCTGCTCACCACCGCCTCGGACGGGGCCAGCTACACCGCGGATCTGCTGATCAACGGCGTGTCGCGGACCGGCGGCCCGGTGGCGATCGGAAACGCGATCTCGTCAATCGGTTCGGTCGGCCTCACGTTCAACAACACGGTGAACCCGGGGCATACGTTTGACAACTTCCTGCTGACCGAGACCATCATCGGCGCCCCCGCCAACGTGTGGGACGTCGACGGTGGCGGCAGCTTCAACGCGTCGGGTAACTGGTCGGAGGGCGTCGTGCCCACGTCCTCGGCGACCTTCAGCAGCGCCCTCACCGCGGCCAACGCACCGGGCGTCGTGACGCTCGACTCGGCGGTGACGCTGCAGGAAGTCCGCTTCACTAACGCCGCGGCGGGCTACACGCTGGCCGGCCCAGCGGCGCTGACGCTAAATGGCGGCGCCATTGTGGACGTGACCGGTGGCGAACACACCATCGCCGCGGTGATCCAGGGATCGTCTGGGCTAACAAAGACGGGCGCCGGCTCGCTGCTGCTGGCGGCCAACAACACGTACACCGGCGCCACGGCCGTCAATGGCGGCGCACTGCGCGTGGCGACCAACGGGGCGGTTGACGGCGCGGTTAGCGTCGCGGCCGGCGCGTCGTTTGGGTTCAGCGGCGACGGTGAGGGCGGCGGCTTCAGCGGCGTGTTCGCCAATCCCATCAGCGGCGCGGGCGCCGTGGTGCTGAGCAACACGCTCACCACCGAGACCATCACCTTCAACAACGCCAAGTCGCACGGCGGGCAGACCCAGGTCAACGGCGGCGTGCTGGCGTTGGGCGCGAGCGGCGCGTTGGGCGCCGCGGACGGGACCGCAGCCAGCGGCACAACCCTCGCGGGCAATGCCTCGACCAGCCGCATCGCGCTGTCGGGCGGGGTCAACGTCGGCAATGAGGTGCTTGTCGCCGGCGCCCGCGAGGGCGCAGGGATCGAGGCGTCCCACCTCAGCAGCGCGGGGTCCAACTCCTGGGCCGGCGCGATCAAGGGCGAGGTCGGCGGCACGCAGTACAACTTCGAGTCGACCTCTGGAACGCTCACGCTTGGCGGCACGATCTCGGCGCCCGATACGGGCGTGCGGAACTTTGTGTTCGGCGGCGCCGGCAACACGACGATTACCGGCCGCATCACCGACTTCGCCACCGACGCCGACGGCGTGCCCATCGACGCGGACCTGAACGGCACGCCCGACACCAACGCGGTGAATAACGTGAATGTGATCAAACGCGGCGCGGGGACGCTCACCATCTCGACCGGGACCGACTTCAACTACGACTTCCACCAAGGGACTACCGTTGTTGAAGAGGGCGCCCTGGTAGTGACCCAGGGAGGCGGCGACACGGGCGAACTGTGGAGCAGCAGCATCCAGGTCAGCGCGGGCGCCCGGTTCAATGTCACGAGCTTCGGCGACTACAGCCTGCAGGAGGGGCAGGAACTGGGCGGCGGCGGTGAGGTGCAGGCCACAACCCTTACGGTCTTCGGCGACAACTCACTCACCCCTGGCGACAACGGACGCGGCACGCTGAACATCACCGGAAACCTCGGCATGTCGAACTTCGGCGCCGATGGCCAGTGGAACTACGAGCTGGGCGACGCCACAACCGTCGGCGGATCTGAAAACGATCTGATTGCCGTCTCCGGTGCGATCACGGGCGCGAGTGGCGTGAACGCCACCGTCAGCGTCACCCCTGTCGACGGCTCGCTAGCCACCGGCGCGTACCGCCTTGTTACGCACAACAGCGGGTCGGCGCCCTCGGTGGGATCGCTCCAGACCCAGGTTGTGGACAACGTGGGCAACGTGCTGAACCCGCGGCAGCTGCTCTCGGTCAGCTCGACCGCGAGCCAGGTCAACCTAAATGTCTCGGGCACGCGGGCGTCGCTCACCTGGAATGGGGTCGGCGCATCGGACGAGTGGGACGTCGGGAGCAGCAGCAACTGGACCGGCGGCGCCACGGCCTTCCGTGACCTCGACGCGGTGACGTTTGGCGCCGGCGGCGCGAAAGAGGTTGTGGTGAACTCGGTCGTCTCGCCGGGCAGCGTCACCTTCAATTCCGCCGCGGCGTACGAGTTCACGGGGACCGGCGGCATCACCGGCTACGGCCCGGTGAACGTGAACGCCGGAACGGTGACCCTGGGCAACAGCGGCAACAACTACCGCGGCCAGACCACCGTGGCCAGCGGCGCCACCCTTTCCGTGACCGCCGACGCGTCGGTCGGCAGCGTAGTGGTCAACGGCACGCTGGCGCTGACCAACAATACCATGGTCACGCTGGTCGACGACTTCAACACGCCCGGCCTGAGCGAGTACGCGTTCTCGAAGGTGCTCGACCAGGGGACCGTGACGAACGTGTCGTTCTCGGACGCGGCGGGCACGATCGACGTCACCTCCACCGGCGCCGACGGCGCCGAGCAGGTGCTGCTCCTGCGTAACGATGTCACGCTCGCCCAGGGCGAGGAGCTGCACATCGACGCCCCGTCGACCCTGATCAACCGCGACTTCGGCCTCGCCATCGGTCAGAACCACGCCGACCTAGGGAACGGCGGCTCGGGCGACAACCGCAGCGCAGGCGACTATCTGTTCATCGCTTGGCGTACGCTCGCGCAGCTCAACGGCCGCGGGTTCAATGGCAATGCGGAGATTCCGCTCGAGCAAGAGTTTGAGGTCAACGCCGAGAGGCTGTTTATCGCGCGTCTCGCCAATGACGACGTCGAGCTGGGTTGGTACGAGGGGGGATCGCGTTTCGTCTCCTACACCGCCACCCCCGCGACGACTGACATCTTCAGCAATATCGGGTTCTACGGCGACCTCCGCGCCGACGGCGACGGGTTTGCCGGCGCCGACAACCTGCGGATCGTCACTGGTGCGGGCGCCGACGTGATCGACGTCGACGGCGACTTCACGCTGGCCGGCGCGGGCACGCTGCAGGTCGACCTGTCCGAAACCGGCTTCGCGTCACTCGCCGTTACCGGCAACGCGGTGCTCGAGGGGCTCGTGGATGTTGACCTGGTCGGCGGCTTTGTCCCGGGCGATGGTCAGCAGTTCACGATCCTCACCGCCGCGGAGATCCTGTCCGATCTCGGCGACATCACCTTCAACCTGCCAACGAACTTTAGCGCCTCGATCCAGAACCTGACGGACCTGGTGCTGACGTACTCCGTCGGACTGGACGGCGATTTCAATGGCGATGGGGTGGTGGACGCGGCCGACTACACGGTCTGGCGTGACAACCTGGGCCAGGACGCCGCCGCCCTGATGGGCAACGGCACCGGCGACCCCAGCGGGCTGGTAGTTCAGGCGGACTACAACCTGTGGAGGTCTAACTACGGCGCTGCTAACGCCGCCGTGGGCGGCGCCGCGGCTGCGCCGGAGCCGGCCACCGCGGTAATGGCGTCCATGCTGTTGTTGGGCCTGGGGCGGCGTCGCCGCCGGCCCGCCTAG
- a CDS encoding PEP-CTERM sorting domain-containing protein (PEP-CTERM proteins occur, often in large numbers, in the proteomes of bacteria that also encode an exosortase, a predicted intramembrane cysteine proteinase. The presence of a PEP-CTERM domain at a protein's C-terminus predicts cleavage within the sorting domain, followed by covalent anchoring to some some component of the (usually Gram-negative) cell surface. Many PEP-CTERM proteins exhibit an unusual sequence composition that includes large numbers of potential glycosylation sites. Expression of one such protein has been shown restore the ability of a bacterium to form floc, a type of biofilm.), which yields MTASRWTPVILLFAATTASAAVIDDFSGDLSAYTSTAILDANGGAANTAAWQINSETLELNTTDYDGIEQYAFIRSGLSLGVGEELQAELSVAGNQDLGLYVGGTTPVAGTREDYVAVYARGNGQVFSRGFDGTSEYGLTGGSSPAYDSLFIARTDVNTFEAGYYEAGVRNILTTRTPATPNDASVVGFYADVRAAGVLGAVGTLSVVPEPAAATLLLLGCAAAAGRRRK from the coding sequence ATGACTGCTTCGAGATGGACCCCTGTGATTCTGCTGTTCGCCGCGACCACTGCTTCGGCCGCCGTGATTGACGACTTCAGCGGAGACCTCTCCGCCTACACCAGCACCGCTATCCTCGACGCCAATGGCGGCGCGGCAAACACGGCTGCCTGGCAGATCAACAGTGAAACCCTTGAACTCAATACAACCGACTACGACGGGATCGAGCAGTACGCGTTTATCAGGAGCGGCCTGAGCCTGGGAGTCGGCGAGGAGCTGCAAGCCGAACTGAGCGTCGCCGGCAACCAGGACCTCGGCCTGTACGTCGGCGGGACAACGCCCGTCGCCGGAACGCGTGAGGACTACGTCGCGGTCTACGCCCGCGGCAACGGCCAGGTGTTCTCCCGTGGCTTCGATGGAACGTCGGAGTACGGTCTGACCGGCGGCAGCTCGCCCGCGTACGACTCGCTCTTCATCGCCCGCACGGACGTCAACACGTTTGAGGCCGGCTACTACGAGGCCGGCGTGCGGAACATCCTCACCACCCGCACCCCCGCGACGCCCAACGACGCCAGCGTCGTCGGCTTCTACGCCGACGTGCGCGCCGCAGGCGTGCTCGGCGCGGTCGGTACCCTGAGCGTGGTCCCCGAGCCCGCCGCCGCGACGCTGCTGCTGCTGGGCTGCGCGGCCGCCGCAGGGCGTCGCCGCAAGTAG
- a CDS encoding DUF1559 domain-containing protein yields MDRARRPRRESGFTLVELLVVIAIIGVLIALLLPAVQSAREAARRMQCVNHLKQISLASLNYESTFGRLPAARVGCDNDPDCPLTGADPNQREGASVFVELLPFVENQPLYDLFDLDNTDIWFPGAWNWNDPQLQRALATQVDGYVCPSDGDRQPFAEYQHNVPAGIQCATGSYAAVSGDVGPPAVGEEFYKAVRSDARGRVFNMKYNNTGVFFYAKQTKLREIIDGTSKTLFFGETIQGHLREHSNIWSNGNRGTSSMRSTFYALNTLPEFVQLKVPTQESHAGFNSMHPGGANFAMGDGSVSFVIDSIDRETYRRMSTRMPEADVALTDPGSSGGGR; encoded by the coding sequence ATGGACCGTGCTAGGCGCCCGCGTCGCGAAAGCGGCTTCACCCTGGTCGAGCTGCTGGTGGTGATCGCCATCATCGGAGTGCTCATCGCGCTCCTGCTTCCGGCCGTGCAGTCGGCCCGCGAGGCGGCCCGCCGGATGCAGTGTGTCAACCACCTGAAGCAGATCTCGCTCGCCTCGCTGAACTACGAGAGCACGTTTGGCAGGCTGCCGGCGGCTCGGGTCGGCTGCGACAACGACCCCGACTGCCCGCTCACCGGCGCCGACCCCAACCAGCGCGAGGGGGCGAGCGTGTTTGTCGAGCTGCTGCCGTTCGTCGAGAACCAGCCGCTCTACGACCTGTTCGACCTGGACAACACCGACATCTGGTTCCCCGGCGCCTGGAACTGGAACGACCCCCAGCTGCAGCGGGCGCTCGCCACCCAGGTAGACGGCTACGTCTGCCCCAGCGACGGCGACCGCCAGCCCTTCGCCGAGTACCAGCACAACGTGCCGGCCGGCATCCAGTGCGCCACGGGCAGCTACGCCGCCGTAAGTGGCGACGTTGGCCCCCCGGCGGTCGGCGAGGAGTTCTACAAGGCCGTGCGGAGCGACGCCCGCGGCCGCGTGTTCAACATGAAGTACAACAACACGGGCGTCTTCTTCTACGCGAAGCAGACCAAGCTGCGTGAGATTATCGACGGCACTAGCAAGACCCTGTTCTTTGGCGAGACCATCCAGGGGCACCTGCGGGAGCACAGCAACATCTGGTCGAACGGCAACCGGGGCACCTCGTCGATGCGGAGCACGTTCTACGCGCTCAACACGCTGCCCGAGTTCGTGCAGCTGAAGGTGCCGACGCAGGAGAGCCACGCCGGTTTCAACAGCATGCACCCCGGCGGCGCCAATTTCGCCATGGGCGACGGCAGCGTGTCGTTTGTCATCGACTCGATCGATCGCGAGACCTACCGCAGGATGTCGACCCGCATGCCCGAGGCGGACGTCGCGCTTACCGACCCCGGCAGCAGCGGCGGGGGCCGCTAG